The segment tgtcctttttattattttacatcaacaGCTAAATAgccatattttatttgttatacaGTAGTACtgtaaaaaacagtaaatacagtaatattttcatAACAGTATATTACTGTACTTGATTAAACAGTATGCCAAGAAATAACAGCATAATACTGTACTTCAAAAAAACAGTACATATACTGTGCTTTATTTTACGGTATGCTAAACACTACTGTTGTTGGtttaacagtaattttaccgTAGAATGAAATACAGCAACTACTGGATAATTGTTGCCAGTAAGTTACTGTTTATTTGACAATAAACATCTTATAGTGTAGAGAAGGAGAaattctttaagagacaaatgtgacattcaagttacataaaaaaagaattatctgtacactgaatagttttgaagctctATAGatggtgtcatttattgtgacCGTTGAGTAGGTCTTGTGgatattacatgtttattggcTTACTGCATAGTGTGTAGTGAGgcaaaagggtgaaaaacatTAACTGATAGAAAGCACATATTTGCTACATGTGCATtcgatcagctgattgtttatttttgctctGTGTGGACTACTTGCCTGAGAATACCTCAAGAGTTTGCAACATTGCAATTAATGATACATCTAGTGGGGTTCATAATTTCTCAGTCAGCAGGTCATTCTTTGTTTAAGCACTTTACccagttttgtttggatttgtgctCATTCTCTTGTCTTTAAACTAGACGTACTGTACatgagagcagcaaacaaggcttCAAGTATAAGGTACAATGTTAAAAAACTGCATAACTATTTCATCTTCGGACCTTTTCGGACCAAGGTCAGTagacaaaacaatattttcacttttctacTTATACTAGACAGCTCTCCCTTAGCAAAAGAGTTAAGCTTTAATATtcaatgttttatctgtgttgcaTGATGAGCTGGTTCTTTCAATTgacaaaaattacaaattattGACTCATAACTAAAGTTATGTGAAAATCTGAATTCAggtttaattgatttgcttcaaatagtTTGTTAGACATTTAACAGTTAGAACTTAGTTTAAAGCTGATTCACGTTTAGACAATTGTGGTGTTGCAAAccacaattacagtaaatacttagaatcatttaaaatcttatgtataatgtcaataacatataaatcattatttaaagttttttaatgttaacttaCCTGAAGTGCAAGCTGGGATCATTGGCTGGGACCAACCATagaatttcacttgtatgtgtgtcaggttttcatttgtgtgtttgtgtgagcgtttcagttgtgtgtgtaaaagcatttcagttgtgtgcgtgtgagcatttcagttgtgtgtgtgtgagcatttcagttatgtgtgtgagagcatttcaGTAGTGTATGTAacagcatttcacttgtatgtacgtgagcgtttcagttgtgtgtgtgagagcatttcagttgtgtgtgtgtgagcatttcagttgtgtgtgtgagagcatttcaGTAGTGTATGTAacagcatttcacttgtatgtacgtgagcgtttcagttgtgtgtgtgagagcatttcagttgtgtgtgtgtgagcatttcagttgtgtgtgtgagagcatttcaGTAGTGTATGTAacagcatttcacttgtatgtacgtgagcgtttcagttgtgtgtgtgagagcatttcagttgtgtgtgtgtgagcatttcagttgtgtgtgtgagagcatttcaGTAGTGTATGTAacagcatttcacttgtatgtacgtgagcgtttcagttgtgtgtgtgagagcatttcagttgtgtgtgtgtgagcatttcagttgtgtgtgtgagagcatttcaGTAGTGTATGTAacagcatttcacttgtatgtacgtgagcgtttcagttgtgtgtgtgagagcatttcagttgtgtgtgtgtgagcatttcagttgtgtgtgtgagagcatttcaGTAGTGTATGTAacagcatttcacttgtatgtacgtgagcgtttcagttgtgtgtgtgagagcatttcagttgtgtgtgtgtgagcatttcagttgtgtgtgtgagagcatttcaGTAGTGTATGTAacagcatttcacttgtatgtacgtgagcgtttcagttgtgtgtgtgagagcatttcagttgtgtgtgtgtgagcatttcagttgtgtgtgtgagagcatttcaGTAGTGTATGTAacagcatttcacttgtatgtacgtgagcgtttcagttgtgtgtgtgagagcatttcagttgtgtgtgtgacagcgtttcagtttcagttgtgtgtgtgacagcatttcagttgtgtgtgtgagcttttcagttgtgtgtgtgaatgtaatattttcagttgtgtgtgtgagagcatttcagttgtgtgtgtgaatgtaatattttcagttgtgtgtgtgagagcgtttcagttgtgtgtgtgaatgtaatattttcagttgtgtgtgtgagagcgtttcagttgtgtgtgtaaaagcattttacttgtatgtgtgtgagcttttcagtatagtatgtgaatgagtttggtttcatatgtgtatgtgagaggaaaagtacatgtatatgcatggtaattctgaataatgtccctTGGGGCACCTCATACCAAAGCGCTTTAAGCATCTAAGATAtcaattattattgttattaagtAAAATTTGAATCAGAATATTTCTATACTGCAGTATTGCTACTTTAGGAAATTTCCTCTGCCACTAGTGAGGAGTCATTAGAAGAAGCAGCAGGGTTTAGAGTGTCACAGCTCCTTTAAAAAATTTATTAGAGTGACGGGAGTcaacaaaattatatatattatccATTTTTTAATGATAGTGTTTTGTAATTCTGGGTCAGGGTTGTTATTGGTTGTTTCATTGTCCACTGACTGTATAATAGAGCAATGCTAAGAGTATGCTTGAATCCACACCTCTCAAATAGAAGGTtctttaatgtattttgtttgaTGCATTTTACAGAGAAAACTTGTCCTACAGGATGGAGGATGTTCAGTTGTACCTGTTATCTCCTCTCCACTAAGTCTGAAACTTGGGGAAAAGGCAGAGAAGACTGCAAAGGCCGTGGAGCAGATCTGGTGGTGATAAACAGTTATGAAGAACAGGTTGTGTGTTCGACTTTATCCCTTTTTGTCTATGTTTATAGATTATAAATCCCTCTGAGATAAATTTGTGACTTTAAATCTACAACCTTCACTGAACCATCAGTTATTGTGATTGATTGTCATTGAGCTGCTTGATATTTACTTCTACTTTACTACAACTATACTAATTTCTTAATATAGTCCATAACATTATCTGACAAATAGTTTATAGTTACGTTTCTGATTAtggttaaaaaatttaaaaactgattaaaaatgtaaaaatccaaTAGCATGTAGTAATTAAAATTAGCCCCACCTGCAGCATTGCAGCGATGCCTATACATTATTCTATcaattacaatacaataatataatattttcagaAGGATATAGAAAGAAGGTCAGGCAGGTATGGATATCAGGGTAAAGGGTTCAGGGTCAGACAAAGGTTCTGATGACTGGAAAGGAATGACATGAAACAACCAAGCAATATTTACAATCTGGCAGAGTTAATACTTTGATGCATTATTTTCACTTGTTACATATTTCTAactgtggtatttctacttctactgtctgagtacttctttcaccactgacTACACTTCTTTTCATCATACTGCACTTGTGGTCGTTTTATTAGATACAaactttcttactttctttcttatcttaatatatttttatgtttgtctTAATTTAAtcagtatttactgtatatctTATAATCTGGAATCAGAGTGGGTTGATTCACTTTGGAGCAATGTAATTTCTATAATTTTATAGATGAATAAATTGAATCTTGAACCTTGAAATGAATAGGGAGGGAATATCAGTTTGATATTTTTTTAGTTGTAAAAATGTATAGTAATGGTGGCAcaatggcaaatcaaatacttcCCCTTTGCCTCAtccacaaatgttttttgtttctcacATGCATACAAAAACCCCAACAGACTCATGCCCTTCCGTTATAAGTTTTACTTTagtctgtatgtactgtatgtatagtCAATATAGATGTGGAGAGAAAAATTCTGAAATTTACTGCTATAATGATTAgattacaattaaaatatttaacatacatttttgagctactgacattttgaaaaatctaaaatctaaataCTGGCTTGCATTCCTTTTCCTTGAACAGGAATTCCTCACTAAAGTCATCAATCAAGACACTTGGATTGGTTTGaatgacaaagaaaatgagGGCACCTGGAAATGGACTGATGGAACTCCGCTGACTCTGTCGTAAGACATACAGTAAATGGTCTACACCTTATTTGAATATAGACACATATACAACTATTGCTGTGCATTACTAGGTTTATGCTTATATGAATGTCTAAATAATTTTTCATCAGACTGAACTGAATTTCCAACATTTCTTACAGACGTAGCTGCTCTAAAATCACCTCTTGAAAAATCCTGTGAAAATTCCCTTTCTTGTTAACCTCCTAGGTACTGGTTCACACGGCAGCCTGATAATGGTGCTGGAGATCCACGCTGGGGTGAAGAGGACTGTGCACATATCCAGGCTAGCACAAAAACTGGAGGAAACTGGAACGATCTGCGGTGTGATGACTCTCTGAAATGGATCTGTGAAAGATTTGCTTAGAATTTAATGAGTTTTGATatgatacatttaaaagtactttaacAATTATTCAAAAGTCCTTTAATAGTGTAATTGTTTTTCTCAAGATCTCAGTATTTTTTCCCAAAATATACTGTACTTTTTGCTGAGAAAATTAACCCCAGGCTTGTCCTGATGACTACCATATGCAGTGAAACAAAGCTCCCTAAAACTTATCAGGACAGTTGTAGCTAACATGCTACTGAATATCTGAAATGTACTTAACAGGATAATAAATCTGACTTAAGCACTTTCCTCTAATTGCTCGCAGGAGCTCGGAGtgaactgcttttattaaattagctttttactttagtttttgggattacaatgttgatttatcttcatcaagcttctcagcagctagattccgtgcacatccggttccagtgttgttgctagctctgttggactactactcttacaaaactggacattgctgggagttagcatagcatagccctgatcgatccaaacgcCATTCAGGAAACAAGtcttttagaagttgttgtcctgctgtcttgctgacagagcTGATAAAGTGGCGcagttgtagtaatggcgagttgtgtttattcacattatcgtgttgtgtgtgaacactcagcagttgtcCAGCAATAAAACCCCCGCGAGGAAAGCGTTACGTGGAATTAAATTCGTGTTTGGTCTGAATGTCGCATAACTGTCTcttgttgtttaattttgttgtagAGTTGTTGGATAGACATTTACACTCACATTCAGTGCTTTGGGCAATTCAGAGTCACCAATTGACCTAAATAGGATAAAtcctttataaaatatatataattactatGTCATTACACAGTCCATTACAActtcataataaataatacttgTACATGTGTTTCAATGTGATTGACAAGGACTAGAATTGTTTACTTGATCATTTAACAAAGTATTAAGTTGCTCTCATACTGTTCCTGTCTTAAGTGACATTTATTCGTGACTTGTTTCTTCCTCAATAGTTAAGCTTCAGAGAAACTATTGAAACAAACAAGAGTCTGTTAAGTCATTTCATGTAAGGTATTCTGTGATTCAGAGGTGAGTCCATGTAGCTGCTTGCTGCCTGCAGAGTGTTTTCCTGCTGGTAGCATCATTCTATTCTAAAGATGTATGTTTGTCCAggattttttctgtttgtttaattcccatttttctcatttacattttgttccTTTAAAGCAGTCTTTCTTGTATCTTGAATGTACACAGAAAAGAAATCAAACCCAAACAGccaaattaataaaacaatgtctcatttcattttgtttctatattcaaatttaatttgtggatggattttacttactttatatactgctgggcGGTTGGGGAATggagcgactggccaagtgaccgttatgaagggagagaggcctgctgacgctACCACAGTCCCCCATCTGGTGTTCAAGAcaccattgttttacatgtgctgcttgtgtaaaacacAGGCAGGctggtaaggcttttgagaatgtggaaacagttttgagtaaaacatattaattacattcctcaaagaactatgttaacttctctcatcaaagacGTTAAACGTGCTAACGttaattccccaccaccaaccccatctCATTGAGCTAGCCGTGTTGAACGCGCCGCTGCGCTCACTGACGCAAAGCTAACGGTTTGCCCCGCGGCCCACACCGCTCTCCCGGTCAGAACCGAGTGAGAGGCTGGGTGAGGCCCGGGCGTCCACTTCGCTAGCCTGCAATAATGGTCCACTTCCATGACTTGACAGCCGAGAAACGAGCTGTTCTTATCGTGGAAACTTGCCAATGCAGCAATCTACTGTAGCGCTGCATTCCCAGCGCGCCCACGAGGACTCGCACGGGCGCGTTGCTAGCTCACCGGCAGTGAAAGCCTGTTACATAAACAGATACGCTGCCCTGCCGACATCTCTTTCTAAGCTGAAAGTATAAAAAAccccaaagaaaaacaaaataaaaaacaaatgcaattttgtagtttatttcagACACTCACCGTTTTTAAGGACAACATAGGTCCAACTCTTTTTTTAGATGGTAGTGGCAACGGTCCGGGGCACGGACGGTAGACCCTCCCGTCTCTTAAGTCAGTGAGGTGGAGGCTGGAACACTTCTTTCTTCCAGGATGATCAGTCGCCGGCCGTCTCAGGTCCCAGACAAACTTTGCCAAaccatcccacttctgacatcaagtgaaatggaaatatgtcctttagtgagtcttctgaaataaagagtccAATCCAGACAtattttaagggttttattttttgcaaagggtcacacagacatacagagtgcaaacagtctgcagagtgtaagacaaagagccagaagaaacaggtgactttatactgtaagggtATTATGCAGCTAtccaagggaggaagggagtagggaccaactgtcctgagatgaaggcctatcaaggacagtcagataagaaaactctctaacgAGCATCTTTCCCATTGAAACTTCACATTGCTGGTTCCTTAGTGGGTCATATGATCATGATCATATAAAATCATGTAAGATTGAAagacactgagaccattttgCATGCCTttatctcatcacgcctggattactgcTACTGCCTTTTTTCTTGCTTGACCCATAAATCTATTGaacgactccagactgtccagaactcagctggcAGGTTTTTGACCACAACAAAGAACTATGatcacaaagaaagaaatatgatgTTTTAGATTCTTTAAACTGGCTGTTtatgattaaatgttttatattagaTTTATACAGGCAGGGTAATCAGGGTGGCTGAGTCAGtcaactcttttaagtcccttcttaaaacatacatttatagGAAAGCTTTTAttgattttagttgattttatttaattatttatttttcttttaactgtattttaatttctttagttttttcttGCTTTAATCTTATATCTTGTTAACTgttttatatgttgttttgtctttgcacttgtgaaATCACTTTGTAATATATTTTAGAAAAGTGCTTTATAATTAAAGATTAtgattattctttattttattttattttttagtttcactAATGCCTGATGATGAGCATGTTTCTACTGTAACTGAATTCAAATATTCTTCTATTATCAGTTATTTCTGTGAAACTAGATTACTGGAATGTATGAAAACTGCTGGCTTAACAgtaatattttgagaaaaactgtaataactttcTCGTGGTGATTAATCACTTCCTTTTTCCAAAGTTTCCATGGCACCAATCTTGCACATACCACAGCCATGTCTTTAAGCTGACTTAGCTTATTTATACCTCGATTATACTTCTGTTGCCACGTGTTCTTTGTTCAGTTGAAAAatgaattttttaaaatatgttaaatatgaaCATTCTGTTTAGATAAGATTAAGAAAAAATATAAGCAGAATTATATTTCCCCAAAGtagttcaattcagttttatttatgtattattatgttTGTGCCATTTCACAACAAACGTTATGTCATTGCACTGtgcatatagagcaggtctagacagtACTCTGTAATATTATTCTACAGACACCCAACAATTcacaccatgagcaagcacttggcgaaacaggcaaggaaaaacttccttttaagaggcacaTATCTCTTACAAAACCACGACTCTGGGTGAGTGGCCATATTCCTCGACCGCTTGGGGGTGACAACATCCTTTATCACTGGAGAGTAGGTGCATAAGACTTGAATAACCGTAAAACAAGGGCTTAGACTTTAGTAACGGCGTGTCCCTACCAGTATTCAGTGACTaatgaattgtccctagcaataattttgatcaaaaatttaaatataaccaTTGTTGAACGCCAGTCAATGTATTTGGCACACAAACCGTTTCCAGCTCTACAAATCCAATGCAATATGAATTTTGAATGAATATGTCCTCCCCTCTCATATACCTcacagtggggttttttttcagaCCCACAGAGACTTTATTTCTGAAAAAGCACTGGCAACAGATGAATTTGATCAGGCAAATGTATTCCCATGCATGGTGCTCAGAGTAATCTCAGTCAATGTGAAAGTGAGTTACTATAGCAACatggatacattttttttcttcaatcattgaactcaccctgcctattTAACCAgtttcaatattatttgtaTGAAAATTACATATCAATTACGAATCGTTAACTGGATCTAGCTCCAAGAGACAGCCATCTAGGCCAACCCTTATGGACTAAAgcaatataaataatcaaggaatagacacatattcatatttttgacAGCTTCAAGGTAGTGAGTCAGCAGTCACCACTTAGTCTCTCTTCCATGtcagtaaatctgaatgaattatacTTTGGTGCATTGTTTCTGTAAAGTGAACTAAAttattgaattgtggagaatctaaccatTTTTATGATGTGTAGCATTTCCATgttgacaaaagtttaaaaattTATATTGGTACGtgcgatctaagcagcttagaactcGCTCAAGCAGGTGACCACTTGGGCTTTAATTTTCTACAAAAAAGAGGCTTCTAATTGAGAGATcagtttatttgttaaaatgtttaggCACAACAGGCCAGCAAAAGGGACAGGCTTCTAATTGGGACTATGCTTTTTAATGAAGAAGATAACATTCTGtctagaataataaataaaaaaggatcCTGTAAAGTAAAAAGTCTTCTACTTTTTCTTGTGACTAAACATTAAGCTAATCTAGCTTCTAAAATGTCCTGTTTTAAGGAAGATGGCAGGCAAGTATCCCACATGTTGTTTTTACCATCTGTGAGACATCACTTCCTGagaaactaaaatgaaaaaacCTGAGCTCAACAAAAGTTTCACCATTTACATGTAGAGTAACCTACACTGCATATTGGGCTTTCTATTGAGCGAAGGGGGAAATGTATGCAAATATTGAATATGACAATCATGTTGACTCCAAACCATCACAAAATGAGACGGGTAAGAATAATAAGTCTGATAGACTGAGCTCTGCAAATTATCTGTCataattgttgttttatcatTGACTGTACTAGTCTTCTCTGTGTTCAGGTCCCAGGAACTTAAAAAGGAGATTTCATGGAGCTGTTGTTCTCTGTCTTGGGGTGCTGAGTGTTTTCCTGCTGGCTGGGCGCATCAGCCTCTGTGTTTACCGTGAGTCTGGCTTTTATACATTAACATCAGTTTGAACTTTCAGTAGCATTATTCTGCTCTGATAGATGAATGTCTTTCACCAAAATTTTCTTTAttgacttttgtatttttttttcttaacttgTTGGTCTTTAAGCacttttaacatttgttttagAAAAACACCACAGAATAGATTATTTATCCACCAATGGTAAAAGGTCAAAATGTTTACTAAAGCATATAAACTTAAGTCAGTATCAGCATTTTCTGTTTAAGAAACGtatctttatttattacagACCGTGACTCAGTAACCACTATCAAAGCCAACCTGACGGGACGTCTGTCCTCCGTGACTGAAGAGAGAGACCGGCTGAATGCCAGCCTCAGTAACACGACTAAAGAGTTGGACAGGCTTCGGAGTTTGTCCAAACAGAGTGAGTGCTTGCCTGTGTGGGTTCTGCACAGCTGTCTCTTAACATGAATGTCAGCGTCACATATAAAACATCTCATCTGATCTGTTATCACCTCTTAGCTCAGTTTCAGTTTCAACCTCTCAATCCATTTCAATTTTAATTAGAAAAATTTTATCAATGAATAAGtgtgttaaaatgtgaaaatagtataaataagaatattaaatgaaatgtgaaGTATAAATGCAGCATTAATACCAGAGTAGCCAAGTACTGCAAAATTGAATTATTGCAGAAAATGACTGTAATGTAGATTGTACCTACTTCAGTTGAagatataaattataaataaatgttgggGTTGTAACTGCTGACAAGGTTGAAATAAGTCCAAGGACCAGTTCTTGTGAAGGAGGACAGAATTAAAAGGTTTGAAATACTTCCTGTGGCAGGCTGTGGTACATCACGGTGGAATGAGTCTGAATGTActgagtgggtgggagacattttCCAAGATGACACTTAGACAGCATCGTCCTCTCTGACACCGCCAGCAGAAAGTTCAGCTCCACCTCAGTTCTACATTTGAAAGAGTTTCACTTCCTTATAAGATTGTGATCTAGTTCTTGATTACACAACTTTTTCCACGTTACACTATTACCGTGCCCTTTTCTTATGGAAGGATTATTGGGTcagaattaaaactaaaagtctaaaacaaaaatgcatttggTATTTAAGATTGGGCATTTGGCCATTTAGGATTAGGAATTTAGTATTTAGAATTGGGCATTTGGGCCTTTGGGATTTAGGAGTGTATGCAAAGACTGAAGGCTAGGTTTGAAACAGCAGGTGCGCATTTttgatttagacttttagttttaattctgACCCAATAATCTCTC is part of the Micropterus dolomieu isolate WLL.071019.BEF.003 ecotype Adirondacks linkage group LG07, ASM2129224v1, whole genome shotgun sequence genome and harbors:
- the LOC123974115 gene encoding C-type lectin domain family 4 member E-like, with amino-acid sequence MEEIYANIEYDNHVDSKPSQNQTGPRSSERRFHGAVVLCLGLLSVFLLAGLIGLCVYHRDSVRDSSAELSTVKANLMKRLQNSENKLSSVTEERDRLNASLSNTTKELDRFQSLSKQKKTCPTGWRMFSCTCYLLSTKSETWGKGREDCKGRGADLVVINSYEEQEFLTKVINQDTWIGLNDKENEGTWKWTDGTPLTLSYWFTRQPDNGAGDPRWGEEDCAHIQASTKTGGNWNDLRCDDSLKWICERFA